One Fundidesulfovibrio putealis DSM 16056 DNA segment encodes these proteins:
- the cobM gene encoding precorrin-4 C(11)-methyltransferase, with protein MTSRMHFVGAGPGDPELLTVKAARLIAQADLVIYPGSLTPKDIVDLAKPGAERLDSASMTLEQTHAAIMDTLSRGGRVVRLQAGDPALYGTVTEQARLLDAEGVDYAVVPGVTAAAATAAALKISVTAPEVTQTLILTRLAGRTPVPEAEALRELARHHSALAVYLSSTDPEGVREELLAGGYPPDTCVAVAHRVGWPEEQVHVCTVADFPELVRQRGLTRQTLFLVLPGYGSDTRSKLYDPAFTHGSRQGHEPA; from the coding sequence ATGACCTCCAGGATGCACTTCGTCGGCGCCGGACCCGGCGACCCGGAACTCCTGACCGTCAAGGCGGCCCGGCTCATCGCCCAGGCCGATCTGGTGATTTATCCGGGGTCGCTGACGCCCAAGGATATCGTTGATCTGGCCAAGCCGGGAGCAGAGCGCCTGGACAGCGCCTCCATGACCCTGGAACAGACACACGCCGCCATCATGGACACCCTCTCGCGCGGCGGACGCGTGGTGCGCCTCCAGGCCGGGGACCCCGCCCTGTACGGCACCGTCACCGAACAGGCCCGCCTTTTGGACGCCGAGGGCGTGGACTACGCCGTGGTGCCAGGCGTGACCGCCGCCGCCGCCACCGCCGCCGCACTCAAGATTTCGGTCACCGCGCCGGAAGTCACCCAGACGCTCATCCTCACGCGCCTTGCAGGGCGCACGCCCGTCCCCGAAGCCGAGGCCCTGCGCGAACTGGCCCGGCACCACAGCGCCCTGGCCGTGTACCTGAGCTCCACCGACCCCGAAGGCGTGCGCGAGGAGCTTCTGGCCGGGGGCTATCCGCCGGACACCTGCGTGGCCGTGGCCCACCGCGTGGGCTGGCCCGAAGAGCAAGTGCACGTCTGCACCGTGGCGGACTTTCCGGAGCTTGTGCGCCAGCGCGGACTGACCCGCCAGACGCTCTTTCTGGTGCTGCCCGGCTACGGCTCGGACACGCGCTCCAAGCTCTACGACCCGGCCTTCACCCACGGCAGCCGCCAGGGACATGAGCCAGCCTGA